The genome window GCATTATCGACATCGTTCGCAAGCTCGAAGCCGAAGGCGAGATCTCGCTCGATGTAGGCGGTCAGTAATCCTATTCGTATGGTCAACGTCGCTAACAACGTCTCGATTCTCGGCCATCTGCGGGATATCCGGCTGGCCAGCTTCAAACCGCGCCTGAGCAGCGGCAGCACGCAGGCTCAGGCTTCCCATCGCGCGGCTCCGGAGATCACCGAAGAAGATTTGCGTTCCCGCGAGCAGGCTGGCTTCGAGCGCGGACAGCGCGACGCCGAGGAGCGCTGCGCTCAAAAGATCGACGAACAGCGCCGCGAATGGGAGTCGGACCACCGCGCGGAAGTGGTCGGTTTTCTGGAGAACCTGAACAAAAACATTCAGGCGCAGGTCACGGAGATGTTCAAAACGCTGGAGAAGGACGTCATCATGCTTGCTGCCGAATCGGCCATCAAACTGACCTCGGTCATACCCATTTCGGCGGACATGGTGGAAGCCTACGTGCGGGAGGCCATGAACCTGGTCGAGCACGACACAGAGATCACCGTGGTCCTTCATCCTGAAGACCTTGCTCTGCTCGAACAACATCAGTCGTCGCTCTTGAACCGGGCAGGTGGCGCTTCGATTCTCAAGTTTCGTCCGGACGCCAAGATCAGCCGAGGCGGGTGCCTCGTGGAAACGAAGTTTGGCGAATTGGACGCACGCCGCGAGACCAAGATCGAGTTGTTGAAGAAGGCCGTTAACGAATGATCAAACTCGTCGAAGAGTTCGCTCCGGCGCCGACCCAGGTTCAGCAGGCGCGCACGCGCCTGCGGACCTCGTCCCTCGTCGAACGACACGGACGCGTGGCGCAGATGATCGGCCTGGTCGTCGAATCCCGCGGCCCAATGTCCGCGATGGGCGACATTTGCCGGATCGAGTCCTCCTCCAATCCCGATGGCGTGTTGGCGGAGGTTGTTGGCTTTCGAAACGAGAATTTGCTCCTGATGCCGCTGGGAGAATTGTCCGGAATTCATCCCGGCAGCCTGGTGATTGCGACTGGAGCACCGTTGCGCGTACCGGTTGGCGCGGAATTGAAAGGTCGTGTCATCGACGGATTGGGCCACCCGATCGATGGCGGCGACCCCATCCCTCGCATGGCGTTGGAGGAATTGAACCTCGCCCCTCCACACCCTCTTAAACGAGATCGAATCACTCATCAGTTTCAGACGGGTATTAAGGCCATCGACACCTTTGTGCCCTGCGGCCGGGGGCAACGCCTGGGAATCTTCTCCGGCAGCGGCGTCGGCAAATCGACGCTGCTCGGCACGATGGCAGGCCACGCGGAAGCGGACGTCAACGTCATCGCGTTGATTGGTGAGCGCGGACGCGAAGTGCGCGAGTTCTTGGAACGAGACCTGGATGAAGTCGGGCGCGGGAAGTCCGTAGTCGTCGTCGCGACTTCCAATCAGCCTTCGCTTGTTCGGATCAAGGCCGCTTTCCTCGCCATGACCATCGCGGAGTACTTCCGGGCGGAGGGAAAAAATGTCCTCCTGATGATGGACTCGGTGACGCGATTTGCCATGGCCCAGCGCGAAATCGGGCTGGCGGTCGGCGAACCGCCCACGACGCGCGGTTATACGCCCTCCGTGTTTGCCTTGTTGCCGCAACTGCTCGAACGGGCGGGCAATGACGACAACGGCTCGATCACGGGGTTGTTCTCCGTCCTGGTTGAAGCGGACGACATGAATGATCCGATCGCCGATGCGGTGCGGTCAATTCTCGACGGCCACTTGGTTTTGAGCCGCGAACTGGCGTCGTTGAATCACTACCCGGCGATTGATGTGCTGGAGAGCGTCAGCCGGTTGACCAGGGATTTGCTGACGCCTGAGCAGCTTGACCTGGTAGGACATTCGCGCGAAACCATGTCAATTTACCGGAAAAACCAGGATTTGATTACCATTGGCGCTTACGCCGCCGGCAGCAATGCCGTGATCGATCAAGCGATCCGCCTGCACGGTCCGTTGATGGATTTCTTGCGGCA of Verrucomicrobiota bacterium contains these proteins:
- a CDS encoding FliI/YscN family ATPase; the protein is MIKLVEEFAPAPTQVQQARTRLRTSSLVERHGRVAQMIGLVVESRGPMSAMGDICRIESSSNPDGVLAEVVGFRNENLLLMPLGELSGIHPGSLVIATGAPLRVPVGAELKGRVIDGLGHPIDGGDPIPRMALEELNLAPPHPLKRDRITHQFQTGIKAIDTFVPCGRGQRLGIFSGSGVGKSTLLGTMAGHAEADVNVIALIGERGREVREFLERDLDEVGRGKSVVVVATSNQPSLVRIKAAFLAMTIAEYFRAEGKNVLLMMDSVTRFAMAQREIGLAVGEPPTTRGYTPSVFALLPQLLERAGNDDNGSITGLFSVLVEADDMNDPIADAVRSILDGHLVLSRELASLNHYPAIDVLESVSRLTRDLLTPEQLDLVGHSRETMSIYRKNQDLITIGAYAAGSNAVIDQAIRLHGPLMDFLRQGVRESKSAAESWKMLGNVMQPPPPPPVDKKQRGR